Part of the Salinigranum rubrum genome is shown below.
TATCGACCTCACAGTTCGGACCTGCCGGCTCAGCAAGATCAGCAATCAGGACACTGGGCTGAGTTCGGGCCATGTCGCCGACTTCGAGCAGCGGTTCGATGACTTCGCGTATCAGGTCCGAGCGCCGGGCGACCAGGGGGACCAGTTGCGTGGCGGGCGCGAGTTGCGGTCGGGCTTCGCTCATCAAAAGATAGTGGGGCTCCGGTTCGTCGACCGCGAGGAACAGGAACAGCGTATCTCGCTGTTGACGACGGCGAACCTGACGAAGAACGCGTGGCAGCACAACTCCGGCAATTTCGAGATTGGGCTCCTATTGCGGGACCACACGCAGAACGAACAGCTTCACGACTTCCTCGGGTCACAGCTGCCGTACTGTTATGAACGTCCCCGAGAGGGTGAACTCGACGAGGCTGTCTCTTCGAGCTCTGAGAGCGTCTCGTTCAAGGAGGTCTGGCTGGAGGATCTGGTCAGAGATTGGCTGGAACTCCGCGAGGATGCCCTCGAACTCGCGTGGTCGGCATCGCTGCCGACGCTCGGTGCAGTTACGGCCACCGTGTACTACCGCAATCTCTTGGATGGGTCACGCTCGCCGGAAACAGTCACGCTCAAGCCCGTCGAGGAGGGGCGTCGTGCGGAAATTCCCACGCTCACTCCGCAGTCGAATGCCGTCATCGACTTCATCGAACTGGATATCGAGACCTCGTTCCGACCGCCGGAGCGTCGGCTGACCGGTCCGGGACTTGAGCGGCTCCGCAGCGGCGAGCTGTCCCTGTCGGAGTATCCCGGCGACGTGGTGGTGTGTGATGGCTCGGCTGTGCCGGTTGATGAGTTCGATATTGACACGACGGGGGCGTCAGAGATCTGGCTCCGTGCCGAGTACACGGAGTCGCGGACGCTCACGGTGCTACACGAGCCCCAGTCGCAACCCCATCTCGACGAGACCTTCGTGCAGGGCGTCTCGACCGGGGCGGTCACAGCTGACGGCGTCGGGGGGTAACGTTCCTCGAGGTGACCGTCGATGGTGCGATCACGCCACGTCACGACCAGCTACTGTTGCGGCGGCCGACCGGCGGCCCCATAGAGTACCTCGGGCACGCGACCCCTGAAACGGGGATGCTCCGCTACTATTTCGATGAGCGTCACGGAGGCGACGTGGTCGAGATCACAATCGCGCCGCCACTTGATCGGTACTATCGGCTCGACGACCGCCAGGTGTCACTTCCACAGCCCGACGCAAGAACCGCTGAGGCCGTGCAGACCTTCGCATCCTTGCAGCTGACTGCGAAGCCGGTTGGGGAGTCCACGATAATCGACGACCAGACGGCGGTCAGTTTCGAGGCAGAAGAGACCGAGTTGCCACAGGACGAGGGGGTTGAGGTTCACTGGGGCGTCCGGGGCTACGACCGCTTTGGGGAGACAATTATGCTTGACGAGACGCTGGCACCGCAAGAACCACACCGGCGGCTCTGGTTCCGTGGTGCCGTGTCGCTGGACGTGGATGGAACTGTAGTTACGATGCTAACGCAGCGCAACTCGGTAGGCATCAAGGAACAGCCGTTCGTGACCGAAGTTCCGGTTCGGGAGGACCTGCTTTCGACACACCTCGACCTTCGGTCTCTCTCCCGGCACAAGCTTCTCGCGTGGCTGGTTATCGACCGTTCAGAGCTGCTGAAACCCGCCGTTCGCGACACCGACCAGCATCTTAAGGTGAGCGTGTCCGAGTCGGGGACGGATTATAGAGGGGTTATTTGTCCGGTATTGGACGACGGGGAGCTGCTATGTCTGCCCCTAATTGGAGCACACCAAGACAGAACCCTCCGATACGAGTTCGAGTTCGAACTCCAGGGAGGCCGGCCGGAAATCGATTACTACGCGTCCCGCCAGGCGACGCTTGACTTCAACGTGAGTACGGAGGAGACCGCTATCGAGCTATCGTGGGCGGACCATTCGCATGTCATTCGCCATCGCGATGGGGAACCGACGCCGACTCTCAATCTGTTGGATGATAGTGTGAGCGCCGGTGAGCTCTCGCAGATGTTGTTCCCGCGTGATCCGTTCGAACTCGAGGAGCGGGAGAGATTGGCGATTCGTATCAACGAGCCTGGATTATTACAGCTGGTGGATGAGTAAAATCGTTTACACAAATTGTACGGGCCTAGCTCAGTATTGGGGTTTGAGTTCTAGCGCCGAAGATTCATACGAGTACGCACTGATGTCGTGGTCATCACAATAGGCCTGTAATTCGTTCGGTACCCGGTAGAAATCGTCGCTAACGGTTTCTTCGAGATGATGGAGGAAGGCGACCGCGATATCACGATCCTCGTCTTTGTCGATATTGACTACCACTGCCAGGTCTGGGTCGTCGTAGTCGGGCTTAATCACGTAGTCGCCGAGGGCAAAGGGTTCTTTTGCCTGTTCAAGATTAGTGTGCTTGTACGTGTAGAGTTTGATAT
Proteins encoded:
- a CDS encoding phospholipase D-like domain-containing protein, coding for MTGADDVLGNAGPEFEQDLQSSEYDRYLIFTYGISLELLSWFDASDTVVVCGPDDTTEEVYENAGGVDATVKTRTIPSHAKLYLMWGEDRITCWLGSFNFTYSGIYENVEWAARFSDTLEYDPTPEELLDGDVGDGLTPSWQVRQAIELIGSTVTGDDTGWADSLLQNTKYPYVLVHSHRSNTLKRALRNELADAAGTVSITYYAPFVNARGVELFAETLAPDVRPEDIDLTVRTCRLSKISNQDTGLSSGHVADFEQRFDDFAYQVRAPGDQGDQLRGGRELRSGFAHQKIVGLRFVDREEQEQRISLLTTANLTKNAWQHNSGNFEIGLLLRDHTQNEQLHDFLGSQLPYCYERPREGELDEAVSSSSESVSFKEVWLEDLVRDWLELREDALELAWSASLPTLGAVTATVYYRNLLDGSRSPETVTLKPVEEGRRAEIPTLTPQSNAVIDFIELDIETSFRPPERRLTGPGLERLRSGELSLSEYPGDVVVCDGSAVPVDEFDIDTTGASEIWLRAEYTESRTLTVLHEPQSQPHLDETFVQGVSTGAVTADGVGG